In Streptococcus parasuis, the following proteins share a genomic window:
- a CDS encoding glyoxalase — protein MFTKEFGLMLYVEDVAAEKAFWKAAGFTILNEAEMMGFETFDMKPHAEASTTITVYAKEFIRQVSPEVIDMTPSVLFESDDIQALQERIAALTDTCSPVNAEPFPNFNFASPSGHYFAVKG, from the coding sequence ATGTTTACAAAAGAATTTGGTTTGATGTTGTACGTAGAAGACGTTGCTGCTGAGAAGGCTTTTTGGAAAGCAGCTGGTTTTACGATTTTGAATGAAGCTGAAATGATGGGCTTTGAAACATTCGACATGAAACCCCATGCTGAAGCATCTACAACCATTACAGTCTATGCAAAAGAGTTTATTCGTCAAGTATCGCCTGAAGTCATTGACATGACACCAAGTGTGTTATTTGAGTCAGATGACATTCAAGCATTGCAAGAGCGCATAGCTGCTTTGACGGATACATGTAGCCCAGTGAATGCTGAGCCATTCCCTAACTTTAATTTTGCTAGCCCAAGCGGACACTATTTTGCTGTAAAAGGCTAA
- a CDS encoding LapA family protein — translation MMKQRLSLIGLLLVIILTVVLSLANRQEVIVNYLFGQFRMPLILVIIGSLLIGIVIQYLIGLTKNLSLKSEIKNLKKELSELLALQNKEKTDSYK, via the coding sequence ATGATGAAACAGAGATTATCACTTATTGGTTTATTGCTCGTGATTATTTTGACAGTTGTTCTTTCATTAGCCAATCGTCAAGAGGTTATTGTCAATTATTTGTTCGGTCAATTTCGTATGCCTTTGATTTTGGTTATAATTGGTTCGCTTCTCATTGGAATAGTCATCCAATACTTAATAGGCTTGACCAAAAATCTTTCATTAAAGAGTGAAATCAAGAATTTGAAAAAAGAGTTATCAGAATTACTTGCTCTACAAAACAAAGAAAAAACAGACTCATATAAATAG